In Pseudomonas sp. DNDY-54, a genomic segment contains:
- a CDS encoding TRAP transporter small permease, with amino-acid sequence MKNSLLRLNDLIYLSCIWVAGLSITAMALIIPWGIFARYVLRSGAGWPEPVAILLMAIFTFVGAAASYRAGAHMAVTTLTDRMPASWQRYVDLLVQFLMALICLFMLIWGIKLCIATWNQYMSTLPTLRVGIAYSPIAIGGFLSLIFIVEKLLFGDQRHRRSVNFELFEDSKETL; translated from the coding sequence ATGAAAAATTCCTTACTACGCCTCAATGACCTGATTTACCTGAGTTGCATCTGGGTTGCCGGTCTGTCGATCACGGCGATGGCCCTGATCATTCCATGGGGCATCTTCGCCCGCTATGTGTTGCGAAGTGGTGCCGGCTGGCCGGAACCGGTGGCAATACTGCTAATGGCCATTTTTACCTTTGTCGGCGCGGCAGCCAGCTATCGGGCGGGCGCGCATATGGCGGTCACGACCCTGACGGATCGCATGCCCGCTTCATGGCAGCGTTACGTTGACCTCCTAGTCCAGTTCCTGATGGCTCTGATCTGCCTGTTCATGCTGATTTGGGGGATCAAGCTTTGCATTGCTACTTGGAATCAATACATGAGCACCCTGCCAACGCTACGCGTGGGCATCGCTTACTCACCTATTGCCATCGGCGGCTTCCTGAGCCTGATCTTCATTGTTGAAAAGCTCTTGTTCGGCGATCAACGCCATCGCCGCTCGGTCAATTTCGAGCTCTTTGAAGACAGCAAGGAAACTCTCTAA
- a CDS encoding TRAP transporter large permease, producing MDSFILIGSFLVLILLRVPVAYSLGLAALAGAWYIDIPLHAVMIQIAGGINKFSLLAIPFFVLAGAIMAEGGMSRRLVAFASVLVGFVRGGLSLVNIMASTFFGAISGSSLADTASVGSVLIPEMERKGYPREFSTAVTVSGSVQALLTPPSHNSVLYSLAAGGTVSIASLFIAGIGPGLLLSAVMMSMCLLFARKRNYPKGEVIPLRQALKICVDALWGLFTMVIILGGILSGIFTATESASIAVVWAFFVTMFIYRDYKWRDLPKLLHRTVRTLSIVMILIAFAGAFGYIMTLMQIPSKITGLFLTLSDNRYVILMCINIMLLALGTLMDMAPLILILTPILLPVITDIGVDPVHFGMIMLVNLGIGLITPPVGAVLFVGAAIGKVTIENTVKALLPFYCALLAVLMAVTYIPAISLWLPSMVL from the coding sequence ATGGATTCGTTCATACTGATAGGCAGCTTCCTCGTTCTGATTTTGCTGCGCGTCCCCGTCGCTTATTCGCTGGGCCTGGCAGCGCTGGCAGGCGCTTGGTACATCGACATCCCCCTTCACGCGGTGATGATCCAGATTGCAGGCGGCATCAACAAATTCTCCTTGCTGGCCATTCCCTTCTTCGTGCTGGCGGGCGCCATCATGGCCGAAGGCGGTATGTCTCGCCGGCTGGTAGCGTTCGCCAGCGTGCTGGTCGGCTTCGTGCGAGGTGGACTGTCGCTAGTCAATATCATGGCCTCGACGTTCTTCGGTGCGATTTCCGGCTCGTCGCTGGCCGATACCGCCTCGGTCGGCTCCGTGCTGATTCCAGAAATGGAACGCAAGGGCTACCCGCGCGAGTTTTCCACCGCCGTGACCGTGAGCGGTTCGGTGCAGGCGTTGTTGACACCACCCAGCCACAACTCAGTGCTTTACTCGCTGGCGGCAGGTGGCACCGTTTCCATTGCATCATTGTTCATTGCCGGCATTGGACCTGGGCTGCTACTGAGCGCGGTGATGATGAGCATGTGCCTGTTGTTCGCCCGCAAGCGCAACTATCCGAAGGGTGAGGTTATCCCGCTGCGCCAGGCACTGAAGATTTGCGTCGACGCACTCTGGGGCCTGTTCACCATGGTGATCATCCTGGGCGGTATTCTCAGCGGCATCTTCACGGCAACCGAATCGGCTTCGATCGCCGTGGTCTGGGCGTTCTTCGTGACCATGTTTATTTACCGCGACTATAAATGGCGCGATCTGCCCAAGTTGCTGCACCGCACCGTGCGGACACTGTCGATCGTGATGATCCTGATCGCGTTCGCCGGCGCCTTCGGTTACATCATGACGCTGATGCAGATCCCATCGAAGATCACTGGGCTATTCCTGACCCTGTCGGACAATCGCTACGTGATTCTGATGTGCATCAACATCATGTTGTTGGCACTCGGCACGCTGATGGACATGGCGCCATTGATCCTTATCCTCACGCCGATTTTGCTGCCGGTGATTACGGATATCGGCGTCGACCCGGTGCATTTCGGCATGATCATGCTGGTTAACCTGGGAATCGGCCTGATTACACCACCGGTTGGCGCGGTGCTGTTCGTCGGTGCCGCCATTGGCAAGGTCACGATTGAAAACACGGTAAAGGCCTTGCTGCCCTTTTACTGCGCGCTGCTCGCGGTGCTGATGGCCGTGACCTACATCCCTGCCATTTCCCTATGGTTGCCGAGCATGGTGCTGTAA
- a CDS encoding EamA family transporter: protein MSTTSSDSPALFPRHIAVLILVCLGCAFAGNHVAARVAFDDGAGVLLAILLRSGGTLIVLAGLVFWQRQSIRLAPGAWRWQLLLGLLIAAQSICLYSAVARIPVALALLVANVFPILLALLTWALGGARPTARTAMLMGLILVGLFFVLEVPERLSSSEDVGPEWVIGVALAFCAASVFATALWITDHKLSQVRGSVRSMLTMLVVFSSANLAGVSGLLPGGLSLPQSDTGWIALAVLVALYGIGFITLFVSVPRLNMPRNAPVMNIEPLATLIMGWLVLDQMLAAGQIMGGVIVIFGIVMLTYRKTEEPAVSTGGAKKAAR, encoded by the coding sequence ATGTCCACTACCAGCTCCGACTCACCTGCCCTGTTCCCGCGTCATATCGCGGTGCTGATACTTGTCTGCCTCGGCTGTGCCTTTGCCGGCAACCATGTGGCTGCTCGCGTCGCCTTCGATGACGGCGCGGGCGTGCTCCTGGCTATCCTGTTGCGCTCTGGCGGCACGCTGATCGTGCTGGCGGGGCTGGTGTTCTGGCAAAGACAGAGTATTCGTTTGGCGCCTGGCGCCTGGCGCTGGCAGCTGTTGTTGGGCCTGTTGATCGCGGCGCAAAGTATTTGTTTGTATTCCGCCGTGGCCCGGATCCCGGTCGCGCTCGCGCTGCTGGTCGCAAACGTCTTCCCTATCCTTCTGGCGCTGCTGACCTGGGCGCTGGGTGGCGCACGACCCACTGCCCGCACCGCAATGCTGATGGGCCTGATACTGGTTGGGCTGTTCTTTGTATTGGAAGTCCCGGAACGTCTTTCGTCCAGTGAGGACGTCGGGCCGGAATGGGTGATCGGCGTAGCGCTTGCGTTCTGCGCCGCCAGCGTTTTCGCAACGGCATTGTGGATTACCGACCATAAGCTCTCACAGGTGCGCGGGTCGGTGCGCAGCATGCTGACCATGCTGGTGGTGTTCAGCAGTGCCAACCTTGCGGGCGTTAGCGGGCTCCTGCCCGGCGGGCTCTCATTGCCGCAGAGCGACACGGGATGGATCGCACTGGCCGTTTTGGTGGCGCTTTACGGCATCGGATTTATCACACTGTTTGTTTCAGTGCCGCGCCTGAACATGCCTCGCAATGCGCCGGTGATGAATATCGAACCTTTGGCCACCTTGATAATGGGCTGGTTGGTGCTCGACCAGATGCTTGCAGCCGGTCAGATAATGGGCGGGGTGATCGTCATCTTCGGCATCGTCATGCTGACGTACCGTAAAACTGAAGAACCAGCAGTCTCGACAGGCGGTGCAAAAAAAGCCGCGCGTTAG
- a CDS encoding FadR/GntR family transcriptional regulator, producing the protein MENQSAQPRVRRKHRSLAQELVTELSQQIRDGHIKRGDKLPTESAIMQAQGVSRTVVREAISRLQASGLVETRHGIGTFVLDTPSTTGLRIDPATIGTLRDVLSILELRISLEVESAGLASIRRTPEQLAAMRAFLDSLQQSAALSSEAAVSDFQFHLQIAEATGNRYFTDIMNHLGTAIIPRSRLNSARLAHDDQPHYQQRLGREHEQIYDAIARQDAESARAAMRLHLTNSRERLRQAHEEAETDKTS; encoded by the coding sequence ATGGAAAACCAGAGCGCCCAGCCACGCGTCCGCAGAAAGCACCGGAGTCTCGCGCAGGAGCTGGTAACGGAGCTGTCGCAGCAAATACGTGATGGCCACATCAAGCGTGGCGACAAGCTGCCAACCGAGTCGGCGATCATGCAGGCCCAGGGTGTGAGCCGTACGGTCGTCAGAGAGGCGATTTCGAGGCTGCAGGCATCTGGCCTGGTAGAGACGCGCCATGGCATCGGCACCTTCGTGCTCGATACGCCGAGCACAACCGGTTTGCGCATCGATCCGGCGACCATTGGCACGCTGCGTGACGTGTTGTCCATTCTCGAGTTGCGCATCAGTCTTGAGGTCGAATCGGCTGGTTTGGCATCGATCCGCCGGACACCGGAGCAGTTAGCGGCCATGCGTGCGTTTCTGGATTCGCTGCAGCAGAGTGCTGCGCTGTCCAGCGAAGCGGCCGTGTCCGATTTTCAGTTTCACCTGCAGATTGCTGAGGCAACGGGCAATCGATATTTCACCGACATCATGAATCACCTGGGCACGGCAATCATCCCGCGTAGCCGGCTCAATTCGGCACGTCTGGCTCATGATGATCAGCCTCATTATCAGCAACGCCTGGGTCGCGAACACGAGCAGATCTACGATGCCATTGCCCGGCAGGATGCAGAATCGGCGCGGGCGGCGATGCGTTTGCACCTGACTAACAGCCGCGAGCGGTTGCGCCAGGCGCATGAGGAAGCTGAGACGGATAAGACCAGCTAA
- a CDS encoding nucleoside permease, producing MSTLNVRLSLMMFLQFFIWGGWFVTLGTFLANNLGANGSQIGMAFSTQSWGAILAPFVIGLVADRYFNAERLLAILHLVGAVLLFQLYRASDFAAFYPYVLGYMIIYMPTLALVNAVAFRQMRDPGQEFARIRVWGTVGWIVAGLVISFLFGWDAQQAIAAGALKNTFLMCAIASALLGFYSFSLPSTPPLARRGQGGIKEMLGLDALKLLKDRSFAIFFLASVLICIPLAFYYQNANPFLAEIGVDNPTGKMTLGQISEVLFMLLLPLFIQRFGIKKTLLIGMLAWSLRYAMFAYGNNGDLLFMLVAGIALHGICYDFFFVSGQIYTDAKAGETFKGSAQGLITLATYGVGMLIGFWVAGKVTDHFATADAHDWQSIWLFPAVFALGVLLTFLVAFREQRPVKLPASAKVA from the coding sequence ATGAGCACACTCAACGTACGGCTGAGCCTGATGATGTTTTTGCAGTTCTTCATCTGGGGCGGATGGTTCGTCACCCTCGGCACTTTTCTGGCCAATAACCTGGGCGCAAACGGCAGTCAGATAGGGATGGCGTTCTCCACTCAGTCCTGGGGCGCGATCCTGGCCCCGTTTGTGATTGGGCTGGTGGCTGACCGCTACTTCAATGCTGAACGCTTGCTGGCGATCCTCCATCTGGTCGGGGCAGTCCTGCTGTTCCAGCTTTACCGGGCGAGTGATTTCGCCGCTTTTTATCCTTATGTGCTGGGCTACATGATCATCTACATGCCGACTCTGGCGCTGGTGAACGCTGTAGCGTTTCGGCAGATGCGTGACCCAGGACAGGAGTTCGCCAGGATTCGGGTGTGGGGCACGGTAGGTTGGATTGTTGCCGGGCTGGTCATCAGCTTTCTGTTCGGCTGGGATGCTCAGCAGGCCATCGCCGCTGGAGCACTGAAAAACACCTTTCTGATGTGCGCTATCGCCTCTGCGCTACTTGGCTTCTACAGTTTCAGCCTGCCGAGCACGCCGCCGCTGGCCAGGCGCGGCCAGGGCGGAATCAAAGAGATGCTCGGGCTCGATGCACTCAAGCTGTTGAAAGACCGCAGCTTCGCGATCTTCTTTCTAGCCTCCGTGCTGATCTGTATTCCGTTGGCCTTCTACTATCAGAACGCGAATCCCTTCCTCGCCGAAATCGGCGTCGATAACCCGACTGGAAAAATGACCCTAGGACAGATCTCGGAAGTGCTGTTCATGCTGCTACTGCCGTTGTTCATCCAGCGCTTCGGCATCAAGAAAACGCTGTTGATAGGCATGCTTGCCTGGTCACTTCGATACGCCATGTTCGCCTATGGCAATAATGGTGATCTGCTGTTCATGCTGGTGGCGGGTATCGCACTGCATGGCATCTGCTATGACTTCTTCTTCGTCTCCGGGCAGATATATACCGACGCCAAGGCGGGCGAGACCTTTAAAGGCTCCGCGCAGGGGCTCATCACCTTGGCAACCTATGGCGTGGGCATGCTGATCGGGTTCTGGGTGGCCGGTAAAGTCACCGACCACTTTGCAACGGCCGACGCACATGACTGGCAAAGCATCTGGCTCTTCCCAGCTGTGTTTGCGCTCGGCGTGCTGCTGACGTTCCTGGTCGCCTTTCGGGAGCAGCGCCCAGTCAAGCTTCCGGCATCGGCGAAGGTTGCGTAA